One Glycine max cultivar Williams 82 chromosome 4, Glycine_max_v4.0, whole genome shotgun sequence DNA segment encodes these proteins:
- the LOC100790048 gene encoding homeobox protein knotted-1-like 3 isoform X1, which yields MAYHHNPQELPLHHFTDQQQHHNQPLVDNSLLSDPASKPASDPHQPAPNWLNNALLRTHYTDNNNNNNVNAANNNTNNGTNFLNLHTSTSDSGQWLARPILNRNHSEVIDDVTGAGDSNMAAAESGDLKGDAAAVEGGSDGLMNWQNARLKAEILAHPLYEQLLSAHVACLRIATPVDQLPRIDAQLTQSQNVVAKYSAFGQAIVGDDKELDQFLSHYVLLLCSFKEQLQQHVRVHAMEAVMACWEIEQSLQSLTGVSPGEGTGATMSDEEDEQVDSDANLFDGALDGPDSMGFGPLIPTENERSLMERVRHELKHELKQGYKEKIVDIREEILRKRRAGKLPGDTTSVLKAWWQSHSKWPYPTEEDKARLVQETGLQLKQINNWFINQRKRNWHSNPSTSTALKSKRKRYSY from the exons ATGGCGTACCACCATAACCCCCAAGAGCTTCCACTTCACCATTTCACTGACCAACAACAACACCATAACCAACCTCTCGTTGACAACTCCTTGCTCTCCGACCCTGCTTCCAAACCTGCCTCCGATCCTCATCAACCCGCGCCAAATTGGCTCAACAACGCCCTTCTCCGCACGCACTACactgacaacaacaacaacaacaacgttaACGCTGCTAACAACAACACCAACAACGGCACCAACTTCCTCAATCTTCACACTTCCACTTCCGACTCCGGCCAATGGCTTGCTCGCCCGATCCTCAACCGCAACCACAGCGAGGTCATCGACGACGTGACCGGCGCCGGCGACTCCAACATGGCGGCCGCCGAATCCGGCGATTTGAAGGGTGATGCGGCGGCGGTGGAGGGAGGAAGCGACGGGCTTATGAACTGGCAGAATGCGAGGCTGAAGGCGGAGATTCTAGCGCATCCTCTGTACGAACAGCTTCTGTCGGCACACGTGGCGTGCTTGCGGATCGCCACGCCGGTCGACCAGTTGCCAAGGATCGACGCTCAGCTCACACAGTCCCAGAATGTGGTCGCCAAGTACTCTGCCTTCGGACAAGCCATCGTTGGCGACGATAAAGAACTCGATCAGTTCTtg TCCCACTATGTTCTGTTGCTCTGTTCTTTCAAAGAACAACTTCAACAGCATGTCCGGGTCCATGCAATGGAAGCAGTCATGGCTTGTTGGGAGATTGAGCAATCCTTACAAAGTTTAACAG GAGTTTCACCCGGGGAAGGTACGGGAGCGACAATGTCTGATGAGGAAGATGAACAAGTAGATAGTGATGCCAATctgtttgatggtgctttggatGGTCCTGATAGCATGGGATTCGGTCCTCTTATTCCCACAGAGAATGAGAGGTCCCTCATGGAACGTGTAAGACATGAATTAAAGCACGAATTGAAACAG ggttataaagagaaaattgtGGACATAAGAGAGGAAATTTTACGCAAGAGACGAGCTGGGAAACTTCCTGGTGACACGACCTCTGTCCTTAAAGCTTGGTGGCAATCACATTCCAAGTGGCCTTACCCCACA GAGGAGGATAAGGCACGGTTGGTGCAGGAAACGGGTTTGCAGCTAAAGCAGATCAATAATTGGTTTATCAATCAAAGGAAGAGGAACTGGCATAGCAACCCCTCAACTTCTACTGCCTTGAAGAGCAAGCGCAAAAGGTATTCATATTAA
- the LOC100790048 gene encoding homeobox protein knotted-1-like 3 isoform X2, with protein sequence MAYHHNPQELPLHHFTDQQQHHNQPLVDNSLLSDPASKPASDPHQPAPNWLNNALLRTHYTDNNNNNNVNAANNNTNNGTNFLNLHTSTSDSGQWLARPILNRNHSEVIDDVTGAGDSNMAAAESGDLKGDAAAVEGGSDGLMNWQNARLKAEILAHPLYEQLLSAHVACLRIATPVDQLPRIDAQLTQSQNVVAKYSAFGQAIVGDDKELDQFLSHYVLLLCSFKEQLQQHVRVHAMEAVMACWEIEQSLQSLTGVSPGEGTGATMSDEEDEQVDSDANLFDGALDGPDSMGFGPLIPTENERSLMERVRHELKHELKQGYKEKIVDIREEILRKRRAGKLPGDTTSVLKAWWQSHSKWPYPTEEDKARLVQETGLQLKQINNWFINQRKRNWHSNPSTSTALKSKRKRS encoded by the exons ATGGCGTACCACCATAACCCCCAAGAGCTTCCACTTCACCATTTCACTGACCAACAACAACACCATAACCAACCTCTCGTTGACAACTCCTTGCTCTCCGACCCTGCTTCCAAACCTGCCTCCGATCCTCATCAACCCGCGCCAAATTGGCTCAACAACGCCCTTCTCCGCACGCACTACactgacaacaacaacaacaacaacgttaACGCTGCTAACAACAACACCAACAACGGCACCAACTTCCTCAATCTTCACACTTCCACTTCCGACTCCGGCCAATGGCTTGCTCGCCCGATCCTCAACCGCAACCACAGCGAGGTCATCGACGACGTGACCGGCGCCGGCGACTCCAACATGGCGGCCGCCGAATCCGGCGATTTGAAGGGTGATGCGGCGGCGGTGGAGGGAGGAAGCGACGGGCTTATGAACTGGCAGAATGCGAGGCTGAAGGCGGAGATTCTAGCGCATCCTCTGTACGAACAGCTTCTGTCGGCACACGTGGCGTGCTTGCGGATCGCCACGCCGGTCGACCAGTTGCCAAGGATCGACGCTCAGCTCACACAGTCCCAGAATGTGGTCGCCAAGTACTCTGCCTTCGGACAAGCCATCGTTGGCGACGATAAAGAACTCGATCAGTTCTtg TCCCACTATGTTCTGTTGCTCTGTTCTTTCAAAGAACAACTTCAACAGCATGTCCGGGTCCATGCAATGGAAGCAGTCATGGCTTGTTGGGAGATTGAGCAATCCTTACAAAGTTTAACAG GAGTTTCACCCGGGGAAGGTACGGGAGCGACAATGTCTGATGAGGAAGATGAACAAGTAGATAGTGATGCCAATctgtttgatggtgctttggatGGTCCTGATAGCATGGGATTCGGTCCTCTTATTCCCACAGAGAATGAGAGGTCCCTCATGGAACGTGTAAGACATGAATTAAAGCACGAATTGAAACAG ggttataaagagaaaattgtGGACATAAGAGAGGAAATTTTACGCAAGAGACGAGCTGGGAAACTTCCTGGTGACACGACCTCTGTCCTTAAAGCTTGGTGGCAATCACATTCCAAGTGGCCTTACCCCACA GAGGAGGATAAGGCACGGTTGGTGCAGGAAACGGGTTTGCAGCTAAAGCAGATCAATAATTGGTTTATCAATCAAAGGAAGAGGAACTGGCATAGCAACCCCTCAACTTCTACTGCCTTGAAGAGCAAGCGCAAAAG GTCATAG